From Synoicihabitans lomoniglobus, the proteins below share one genomic window:
- a CDS encoding ABC transporter permease: MSASVAKPSRQRSPVWWPAIGLLILIAVNAVFDPGFLKMTIVDGHLYGTPIDLFNQGSRVMLLALGMTLVIATGGVDLSVGSVVAVSAAVCAQLIVRETALPLVVLAALGTGLAAGGINAVLVARIGVQPIVATLILMVAGRGLAQLITGGNVVIFSDASFEFLAKGHVLGLPVAALLVLALFGIAQLALRRTAAGLFLEAVGDNATASRFAGIAAARTKALAYLACGGCAGLCGALVAAHIAAADPYQAGINMELDAIFAVVIGGTALTGGRFYLLGSLIGALFLQALTLSMFYFGVPPAVAPVPKAVLIIAVALIQVPRLRQKLTALWQRSPANRKATS, encoded by the coding sequence ATGAGTGCCTCTGTCGCAAAACCTTCGCGCCAACGTTCACCCGTGTGGTGGCCCGCCATCGGGCTGCTCATCTTGATCGCGGTCAACGCCGTCTTCGATCCCGGCTTTCTCAAGATGACGATCGTCGACGGTCATCTCTACGGCACGCCCATTGATCTGTTTAACCAGGGTTCGCGCGTCATGCTGTTGGCGCTCGGCATGACCTTGGTCATCGCCACGGGTGGCGTGGATCTCTCGGTGGGCTCCGTCGTCGCCGTGAGCGCGGCCGTATGTGCGCAGCTCATCGTGCGGGAAACGGCGCTGCCGCTGGTCGTGCTCGCCGCCCTCGGCACGGGTCTCGCCGCCGGCGGGATCAACGCGGTGCTGGTCGCCCGGATCGGCGTGCAACCCATCGTCGCCACGCTCATCCTCATGGTCGCCGGTCGCGGACTCGCCCAACTCATCACGGGCGGCAACGTCGTCATTTTCAGCGACGCTAGTTTCGAGTTTCTCGCCAAGGGCCACGTGCTCGGCTTGCCCGTCGCCGCATTGCTCGTGCTCGCGTTGTTTGGCATCGCGCAACTCGCCCTGCGCCGCACGGCCGCCGGACTATTCTTGGAAGCCGTGGGCGACAACGCCACCGCCAGTCGCTTCGCCGGCATCGCCGCCGCCCGCACCAAGGCGCTCGCCTACCTCGCCTGCGGGGGTTGCGCCGGTTTGTGCGGCGCGCTCGTCGCCGCGCACATCGCCGCGGCCGATCCCTATCAGGCCGGCATCAACATGGAGTTGGACGCGATCTTCGCCGTGGTCATCGGCGGCACCGCGCTCACTGGCGGGCGGTTTTATCTGCTCGGTTCGTTGATCGGCGCGCTGTTCCTGCAGGCGCTGACGTTGAGCATGTTCTACTTCGGCGTGCCTCCGGCGGTCGCCCCCGTGCCCAAGGCCGTGCTGATCATCGCGGTGGCGCTCATCCAGGTGCCGCGCCTGCGCCAAAAACTCACCGCGCTGTGGCAACGTTCTCCGGCCAACCGAAAGGCGACGTCGTGA
- a CDS encoding ribulokinase — MSFTIGLDYGTNSARALIVRTADGREFGSCVVDYPSGHQGVLLDPKDHNVARQNPLDYLHCLEAATRGALAQAASKRGFSAAKVVGIGVDTTGSSPIPVDAKNRALTAQKKWAKNLNAHCWLWKDHTSWREAAKITELAAKHHPEYIAKCGNTYSSEWFWAKIWHCLKVDPAAFAAAHSWVELCDWLPAVLGGVTDPTAIKRGICAAGHKALFCDEWGGLPDKAFLRKLSPKLASLRDRLYSEAHDASVAAGHLCPAWAAKLGLPAGIPIAMGEFDVHYGAIGSGVAEGTLVKVIGTSTCDVGVVSADKPVADIPGICGIVKGAILPGYYGLEAGQSAVGDIFKWWVEVVCGGDDKTHAQFTKEAAALSPAESGLLALDWNNGNRTILVDQRLTGLTLGTTLHTKPAEIYRALIEATAFGARAIIERFRAYGVPIKRVVCAGGIAEKNPMLMQIYADVTGCTMLVAGSSQACALGSAVSAAVLAGAHPDFKTAQAKMTALKPVAYKPQPAARRTYQKLYALYRQLHDSFGGVTPDADLSGVMKQLLTLKEKARA; from the coding sequence ATGAGTTTCACCATCGGTCTCGACTACGGCACCAACTCCGCTCGCGCCCTCATCGTGCGCACGGCTGACGGCCGGGAGTTCGGCTCCTGTGTCGTCGATTATCCCAGCGGCCACCAAGGCGTTTTGCTCGATCCCAAGGATCACAACGTCGCCCGCCAAAACCCCCTCGACTACCTGCACTGCCTCGAAGCCGCCACCCGGGGCGCGCTCGCGCAGGCCGCCTCAAAGCGCGGCTTTTCCGCCGCCAAGGTCGTCGGCATCGGCGTCGACACCACCGGGTCCAGCCCCATCCCGGTCGACGCCAAAAACCGCGCGCTGACCGCCCAGAAAAAATGGGCGAAGAATCTCAATGCGCACTGCTGGTTGTGGAAGGATCACACCAGTTGGCGCGAAGCCGCCAAGATCACCGAACTCGCCGCCAAGCACCATCCGGAATACATCGCCAAGTGCGGTAACACCTACTCGTCCGAATGGTTTTGGGCCAAGATCTGGCACTGCCTCAAGGTCGACCCCGCCGCCTTTGCCGCCGCCCATTCCTGGGTCGAACTCTGCGACTGGCTGCCCGCCGTGCTCGGCGGCGTGACCGATCCGACCGCCATCAAACGCGGCATCTGTGCCGCCGGTCACAAGGCACTCTTCTGCGACGAATGGGGCGGCCTGCCGGACAAGGCGTTTCTGCGCAAACTGTCACCGAAACTCGCGAGCCTGCGCGACCGTCTGTATTCAGAAGCACACGACGCCAGCGTCGCCGCCGGACACCTCTGCCCGGCATGGGCCGCCAAGCTCGGCCTGCCCGCCGGCATTCCCATCGCCATGGGTGAGTTCGACGTGCACTACGGCGCCATCGGTTCCGGCGTCGCCGAGGGCACACTCGTCAAAGTCATCGGCACCTCCACTTGCGACGTCGGCGTGGTGTCGGCCGACAAACCCGTCGCCGACATTCCCGGCATCTGCGGCATCGTCAAGGGCGCGATCCTACCCGGCTACTACGGCCTCGAAGCCGGTCAGTCCGCCGTCGGTGATATCTTCAAATGGTGGGTCGAGGTGGTCTGCGGCGGCGACGACAAGACTCACGCCCAGTTCACCAAGGAAGCGGCCGCCCTCTCTCCCGCCGAGAGCGGTCTGCTCGCCCTCGATTGGAACAACGGCAACCGCACCATCCTCGTGGATCAACGCCTCACGGGGCTGACGCTCGGCACCACTTTGCACACCAAACCCGCCGAGATTTATCGCGCGCTCATCGAGGCCACGGCCTTCGGTGCCCGCGCCATCATCGAACGTTTCCGCGCATACGGCGTGCCGATCAAACGCGTCGTCTGCGCCGGTGGCATCGCGGAGAAAAACCCCATGCTCATGCAGATCTACGCCGACGTCACCGGCTGCACCATGCTCGTCGCGGGCTCCAGCCAGGCGTGTGCCCTCGGCTCCGCCGTCTCCGCCGCCGTGCTCGCCGGGGCTCATCCGGACTTCAAAACTGCCCAGGCCAAAATGACCGCCCTCAAACCGGTCGCCTACAAACCGCAGCCCGCCGCTCGTCGCACCTACCAAAAGCTTTACGCGCTGTATCGCCAACTTCACGACAGCTTCGGTGGCGTCACCCCCGATGCCGACCTCTCCGGCGTCATGAAACAGCTCCTCACGCTCAAAGAAAAAGCCCGCGCCTGA
- a CDS encoding ThuA domain-containing protein produces MKPLALGLGMALLLSPLAAAPSLRALIIDGQNNHDVWPKSTVMMKRYLEESGRFTVDVERTAFTWRGAKWLGDYPLTGESPTQELGEPKSDPDFAPAFEDYDVVINNFGWQTAPWPVATREAFERFVNAGGGLVVVHAADNAFPEWPAYNRMIGLGGWGDRDEKSGPYVYYNDADERVRDESPGRGGSHGPQHEFQLTLREPHPITAGLPQRWLHTMDECYDRLRGPAENMTVLATAYSAADQRGTERHEPMLMTINYGNGRVFHSTLGHDDYSFECVGFITTFLRGAEWAATGKVTLPVPDDFPTAAAMSSRPFEGP; encoded by the coding sequence ATGAAACCCCTCGCGCTCGGACTGGGCATGGCCCTGCTGCTTTCTCCTCTTGCCGCCGCGCCGTCGTTGCGCGCGCTGATTATTGATGGTCAGAACAACCACGATGTGTGGCCGAAATCCACCGTGATGATGAAGCGTTATTTGGAGGAGTCAGGGCGCTTCACCGTCGATGTCGAACGCACGGCCTTCACGTGGCGGGGCGCGAAATGGTTGGGTGATTATCCACTGACGGGCGAGTCGCCGACGCAGGAGCTCGGCGAACCGAAATCCGATCCCGACTTCGCGCCCGCCTTCGAAGACTACGATGTGGTGATTAACAATTTTGGCTGGCAGACCGCGCCGTGGCCCGTCGCCACGCGCGAAGCATTTGAGCGCTTCGTGAACGCCGGGGGCGGACTGGTCGTGGTGCACGCGGCCGACAACGCTTTCCCCGAATGGCCGGCCTACAATCGCATGATCGGGCTGGGCGGCTGGGGCGACCGCGATGAAAAGTCCGGTCCTTACGTGTATTACAATGACGCCGATGAGCGGGTGCGGGATGAGTCACCGGGGCGCGGCGGCAGTCACGGTCCGCAACATGAATTCCAACTGACCTTGCGCGAGCCGCATCCGATCACGGCCGGATTACCGCAGCGTTGGCTGCACACGATGGACGAGTGTTATGATCGTCTGCGCGGACCGGCCGAGAACATGACGGTGTTGGCTACGGCCTATTCGGCGGCCGACCAACGCGGCACCGAGCGACACGAGCCTATGTTGATGACCATCAACTACGGCAACGGACGCGTGTTCCACAGCACGCTCGGACACGACGATTATTCGTTCGAGTGCGTGGGTTTCATCACCACGTTTTTGCGCGGCGCGGAATGGGCGGCGACCGGAAAAGTGACGCTGCCTGTGCCGGATGATTTCCCCACGGCGGCCGCCATGAGCAGCCGTCCGTTTGAGGGGCCGTGA
- the araD gene encoding L-ribulose-5-phosphate 4-epimerase AraD — protein MLTELKREAYEANIALPREGLINLTFGNASAIDRAQGIFAIKPSGVAYADLTAEDMVLIDLDGKQVDGSMRPSSDTPTHRRLFLAFESIGGVVHTHSSHATSFAQAGREIPIFGTTHADYFFGPIPVTRKMTAAEIGDGAYEWETGNVIVERFAALDPADFPAVLVNRHAPFTWGATVAKAVEVAVAVECIAQMALMSLQLEPTLPAIEPELLHKHFKRKHGPGAYYGQTDSGPTC, from the coding sequence ATGCTGACTGAACTCAAACGCGAGGCCTACGAGGCCAATATCGCCCTGCCGCGCGAAGGCCTGATCAACCTCACCTTTGGCAACGCTTCCGCGATCGATCGCGCCCAAGGCATTTTCGCCATCAAGCCCTCCGGCGTCGCCTACGCCGACCTCACGGCGGAAGACATGGTGCTGATCGACCTCGATGGGAAGCAGGTCGATGGATCGATGCGCCCGTCGTCCGACACGCCCACGCATCGTCGACTATTCCTCGCCTTTGAATCGATCGGCGGCGTCGTGCATACCCATTCCTCGCACGCCACATCGTTTGCGCAGGCGGGCCGCGAGATTCCGATCTTCGGCACCACACACGCGGACTATTTTTTCGGCCCGATTCCCGTCACCCGCAAAATGACCGCCGCCGAAATCGGTGACGGAGCTTACGAATGGGAAACCGGCAACGTCATCGTCGAGCGTTTCGCTGCGCTCGATCCGGCGGACTTCCCCGCCGTGCTCGTCAACCGCCACGCTCCGTTCACCTGGGGCGCCACCGTCGCCAAAGCCGTCGAGGTCGCCGTCGCCGTGGAGTGTATCGCGCAAATGGCGCTGATGTCGCTGCAACTCGAACCGACGTTGCCCGCCATCGAACCAGAGTTGTTGCACAAACACTTCAAACGCAAACACGGCCCCGGTGCCTATTACGGCCAGACCGATTCCGGTCCGACTTGCTGA
- the araA gene encoding L-arabinose isomerase: protein MKSLPSPEIWFVCGSQHLYGPGPLQEVAANAATIAGKLDASKHLPLKIVFKALLTTPDEITNLCIEANANPQCGGLILWMHTFSPSKMWIRGLGLLKKPFLHLHTQFNRDLPWGTIDMDFMNLNQAAHGDREAGFIHTRMRLDRKVVVGHWSDAEVQQRIGAWMRAVRGWTDWQGAKFVRFGDNMRQVAVTDGDKVSAEMKLGFAVNTHGVGDLVAVVDAIKPNDISALCADYEKAYALAPALKKGGKRHEELRYSARLELGLGQFLEEGDFKGFTDTFEDLHGLRQLPGMATQRLMAAGYGFGGEGDWKTAALVRVMKVMGHGLKGGTSFMEDYTYHMSPKGHQVLGSHMLEICPSIAGGKPKVEVHPLGIGGKEDPVRMVFDAPAGAALNASLIDLGNRFRLIVNEVDAVKTPKLPKLPVARAVWECRPDFKTACQAWILAGGAHHTGYSYTVTSEMLEDFATIAGIETVHIDADTRIGSLKQDLRNNEVYYHLNQGFRA from the coding sequence ATGAAATCACTTCCCTCTCCTGAAATCTGGTTCGTCTGCGGTTCGCAGCATCTCTACGGTCCGGGCCCTCTCCAAGAGGTCGCCGCCAATGCGGCCACGATCGCGGGCAAGCTCGATGCCTCGAAGCATCTGCCGCTCAAGATCGTCTTCAAAGCGCTGCTCACCACGCCGGACGAGATCACCAACCTGTGCATCGAAGCCAACGCCAACCCGCAGTGCGGCGGCCTGATCCTGTGGATGCATACGTTCTCACCATCAAAAATGTGGATACGCGGACTCGGCCTGCTGAAGAAGCCGTTCCTGCACCTGCACACCCAGTTCAATCGCGATCTGCCGTGGGGCACGATCGACATGGATTTCATGAACCTCAACCAGGCCGCCCACGGTGACCGCGAGGCGGGGTTCATCCACACCCGCATGCGCCTCGACCGCAAGGTGGTGGTCGGCCACTGGAGCGATGCCGAGGTGCAGCAACGCATCGGCGCGTGGATGCGCGCCGTGCGCGGCTGGACCGATTGGCAGGGCGCAAAATTCGTGCGTTTCGGCGACAACATGCGCCAGGTCGCCGTGACCGACGGCGACAAGGTATCCGCCGAGATGAAGCTCGGTTTCGCAGTCAACACCCATGGCGTCGGCGACCTCGTCGCTGTGGTCGACGCGATCAAGCCCAATGATATTTCCGCGCTCTGCGCCGACTACGAAAAAGCCTACGCCCTCGCCCCCGCGTTGAAAAAAGGCGGCAAGCGCCACGAGGAGTTGCGCTACAGCGCCCGGCTCGAACTCGGTCTGGGCCAGTTCCTCGAAGAGGGCGACTTTAAGGGATTCACCGACACCTTCGAGGATCTGCACGGCCTGCGCCAACTCCCCGGCATGGCCACCCAACGTCTGATGGCGGCGGGCTACGGTTTCGGCGGCGAGGGTGACTGGAAGACCGCTGCCCTTGTGCGCGTCATGAAAGTCATGGGCCACGGACTCAAGGGCGGCACTTCCTTCATGGAGGACTATACCTACCACATGTCGCCGAAGGGCCATCAGGTGCTCGGCTCGCACATGCTGGAGATCTGCCCGAGCATCGCCGGCGGCAAGCCCAAGGTCGAAGTCCACCCGCTCGGCATTGGCGGCAAGGAAGACCCTGTTCGCATGGTCTTCGACGCTCCGGCGGGTGCTGCGCTCAATGCCTCCCTGATCGATTTGGGCAACCGCTTCCGCCTCATCGTCAACGAAGTCGACGCGGTCAAAACGCCCAAATTGCCCAAGCTGCCCGTCGCTCGCGCGGTCTGGGAATGCCGCCCCGATTTCAAGACAGCCTGCCAAGCGTGGATTCTCGCCGGCGGCGCCCATCACACCGGCTACAGCTACACCGTAACGAGCGAAATGCTCGAAGACTTCGCGACGATTGCCGGCATCGAAACGGTCCATATCGACGCCGACACCCGCATCGGCTCGCTCAAACAAGACCTCCGCAACAACGAGGTCTACTACCACCTCAATCAAGGCTTCCGCGCCTGA
- a CDS encoding ABC transporter permease subunit, which yields MNLFRRQLPVCVTAAILLILYVSAGFVYDGFFGGRVAANLISDNAVLGIAALGMTLVIFTGGIDLSVGSVLGFTSVLTATLITSAGWPPLAAWSVALIAGTLMGVLFGGLIEKGELPPFLVTLAGMFFARGLAFAISTESVPINHPWYRSLSEVHVALGDFRLPLPGILLLVLALAVYGLAHHTRLGRNLLAMGGSESSARLMGLPVSSAKVAAYAINGALAAAAGIVATLYTGSGNPATGIGLELDAIAVVVIGGTVLTGGRGHVGGTVLGVLILGVIQMGILFDGRLDSAWMRIVVGLLLLVFILLQRLLLARSKT from the coding sequence GTGAACTTGTTTCGCCGTCAATTACCGGTGTGCGTCACTGCCGCCATTCTCCTGATTCTCTACGTTTCCGCCGGCTTCGTCTACGACGGCTTTTTCGGCGGACGCGTGGCGGCGAATCTCATTTCCGATAATGCCGTGCTGGGCATCGCCGCGCTCGGCATGACCCTCGTCATCTTCACCGGCGGCATCGACCTGTCGGTCGGCTCGGTCCTCGGCTTCACCTCCGTGTTGACCGCCACGTTGATCACCTCGGCCGGTTGGCCGCCGTTGGCGGCGTGGAGCGTCGCCCTCATCGCGGGCACCCTGATGGGCGTGCTCTTTGGCGGGCTCATTGAAAAGGGAGAATTGCCGCCGTTTCTGGTAACCCTCGCGGGCATGTTTTTCGCACGCGGTCTGGCCTTTGCCATCAGCACCGAATCCGTGCCGATCAACCACCCGTGGTATCGCTCATTGAGTGAAGTCCATGTGGCGCTGGGAGACTTTCGCCTGCCTCTGCCGGGCATCCTGCTGTTGGTCCTCGCGTTGGCGGTCTACGGTTTGGCCCACCACACGCGACTCGGGCGCAACCTGCTCGCCATGGGCGGTAGTGAGTCCTCGGCCCGCTTGATGGGCTTGCCGGTGAGTTCGGCCAAGGTCGCCGCCTACGCCATCAACGGGGCGCTGGCTGCCGCCGCCGGTATTGTGGCCACGCTCTATACCGGCTCGGGCAATCCCGCGACCGGTATCGGACTCGAACTCGACGCCATTGCGGTGGTGGTCATCGGCGGCACCGTGCTCACCGGCGGACGCGGGCATGTCGGCGGCACCGTGCTCGGCGTGCTCATTCTCGGCGTCATTCAAATGGGCATTCTTTTCGACGGTCGTCTCGACTCCGCTTGGATGCGGATCGTGGTCGGCCTGTTGCTGCTGGTGTTTATTTTGCTCCAGCGCCTGCTGCTCGCGCGGTCGAAGACTTGA
- a CDS encoding alpha-L-arabinofuranosidase C-terminal domain-containing protein yields the protein MFRFPLTACFLKTLVPWLALAVTATATPTLRVDLSAPGRAISSDLVGIFYEDLNYAADGGLYAELIQNRSFEYSATEQVSWTALSFWELIQAGDAEGSWGLGNARPVHVNNEHYLTLTARQPGDGVGIRNSGFDQIPVEAGHAYEASFFAYQTYNGIMWRGDGVDQSTPMPVTLRLEAANGEVLAEAKLEVSGRDWTRYHATLTPSRPDPQAKFVLLIHQVGSIALDMVSLMPHDTFKGRANGLRRDLAHAIADLEPKFMRFPGGCLVHGPGVRQFYDWKKTIGPVETREAERNSWGYHQTYGLGFFEFFQFSEDIGAKPVPVVSAGVCCQHAGHSPGRGQEGLPMEEMPAYIQDVLDLIEWANGPADSEWGAVRAAAGHPEPFGLQHLGVGNEDAITPLFEIRFNMVRDAIKARYPDIVVIGTSGPFASGEDFDNGWAFARDIDVEMVDEHYYVPPQFFWDNQDRYDHYDRAGPLVYLGEYAAHEPDRRNTLRSAIAEAAGLVSYERNADIVHFASYAPLLARRGHTQWHPDLIYFDATSVFLTPNYYVQQLFGQHGGDRHLDTALTGTVDGAKLAASSVTDSASGDVILKLVNGDDTPVALEVQLSGLSSDRKFTAQRMVLTGPSADAINEDGREPAVKPVSTSTTITATFHYQAPANSLTVLRFNPTTP from the coding sequence ATGTTCCGTTTTCCGCTCACCGCCTGTTTTCTGAAAACGCTCGTTCCGTGGTTGGCCCTCGCCGTCACCGCGACGGCCACACCGACCCTCCGCGTCGATCTCTCCGCCCCCGGCCGGGCCATCAGCTCCGATCTCGTCGGCATCTTCTACGAGGACCTCAATTACGCCGCCGATGGCGGACTCTACGCCGAGCTCATCCAAAACCGCTCCTTTGAATACAGCGCCACGGAGCAGGTCAGCTGGACTGCGCTTTCGTTTTGGGAACTGATCCAAGCCGGCGATGCCGAGGGTTCCTGGGGATTGGGCAACGCCCGCCCCGTCCACGTGAATAACGAGCACTACCTCACTCTCACCGCCCGCCAACCGGGCGACGGCGTGGGCATCCGAAACTCAGGCTTCGATCAGATCCCGGTCGAGGCCGGCCACGCCTACGAGGCATCGTTTTTCGCTTACCAAACTTACAACGGCATCATGTGGCGCGGCGATGGCGTGGACCAATCCACTCCCATGCCCGTGACGCTGCGCCTCGAAGCCGCCAACGGCGAGGTGTTGGCCGAAGCCAAACTCGAAGTCTCGGGCCGCGACTGGACCCGGTATCACGCCACCCTCACGCCCTCCCGTCCGGACCCGCAGGCCAAGTTCGTGCTGCTCATCCATCAGGTCGGCAGTATCGCCCTCGATATGGTTTCGCTCATGCCGCACGACACGTTCAAGGGTCGGGCCAACGGGCTGCGTCGGGATCTCGCGCACGCCATCGCCGACCTCGAGCCCAAGTTCATGCGCTTCCCCGGCGGTTGCCTCGTGCACGGTCCCGGCGTTCGCCAATTCTACGATTGGAAGAAAACCATCGGCCCCGTCGAAACCCGCGAAGCCGAACGCAACTCCTGGGGCTACCACCAAACCTACGGTCTCGGCTTCTTCGAGTTCTTCCAATTCAGCGAGGATATCGGCGCCAAGCCTGTGCCGGTCGTGTCCGCCGGCGTTTGCTGCCAACACGCCGGCCACAGTCCGGGCCGCGGCCAGGAGGGTCTGCCGATGGAGGAAATGCCCGCTTACATTCAGGACGTGCTCGACCTGATTGAATGGGCCAACGGTCCCGCCGATTCCGAATGGGGCGCCGTGCGCGCCGCCGCCGGTCACCCCGAACCTTTTGGACTCCAACACCTCGGCGTCGGCAACGAGGACGCCATCACGCCCCTCTTCGAGATCCGTTTCAACATGGTCCGCGACGCTATCAAGGCGCGCTACCCGGACATCGTGGTCATTGGCACCTCCGGTCCATTCGCCTCGGGCGAAGACTTCGACAACGGCTGGGCGTTCGCCCGCGACATCGATGTCGAGATGGTCGATGAACATTACTACGTGCCACCACAGTTTTTCTGGGACAACCAGGATCGCTACGATCACTACGATCGCGCCGGCCCATTGGTCTACCTCGGCGAATACGCCGCGCATGAACCCGATCGCCGCAACACCCTGCGTTCCGCCATCGCCGAAGCCGCCGGACTCGTCAGCTACGAGCGCAACGCCGACATCGTGCACTTCGCGTCCTACGCCCCCTTACTGGCCCGGCGCGGCCACACCCAATGGCACCCCGATCTGATCTACTTCGATGCCACGAGCGTATTTCTCACCCCCAACTACTACGTCCAACAGCTCTTCGGTCAGCACGGCGGCGACCGCCATCTCGACACCGCCCTGACCGGCACCGTCGACGGAGCTAAACTCGCGGCGTCCTCCGTCACCGATTCCGCTTCCGGCGACGTAATCCTCAAACTCGTCAATGGCGACGACACGCCCGTCGCGCTCGAAGTGCAATTGTCCGGACTTTCCTCCGACCGGAAATTCACCGCGCAACGCATGGTGCTCACCGGCCCCAGCGCCGACGCGATCAACGAGGACGGTCGGGAACCCGCCGTAAAACCGGTTTCCACCTCGACCACGATCACCGCAACTTTTCACTATCAGGCCCCGGCCAACTCCCTCACCGTTTTACGTTTCAACCCCACCACCCCATGA
- a CDS encoding LacI family DNA-binding transcriptional regulator, producing the protein MARCTLADIARRVGCSKYTVSLALKDNPQISLETRERVQAAAADMGYEPNAVLSQLMAQLRASRTTRFQAKLALINANRDPHALQSHPTIPTYVAGCEARAEKTGYAFDRFWMHDPELKPERLRRILHTRGIKGILLVGLMDSNRLPPEYTSLWETFPTVVTGVRTRDPDLSFCCVDHHHLALQAIERAIELGYRRPGLVLDDVIDRLVERRFSAGFQTGQRELPRTRRLPIFDLPGSAAEAPAGFETWLDQHRPDVVFTLYNRVVRWIKATGRRIPEDIGVIQLEWRATSAELAGMNQHNFAVGEAAVDMLVTQIHNNETGVNEFPRATLIGATWTDGTSAPELKSSTARAAGAGAK; encoded by the coding sequence ATGGCGCGTTGCACGCTAGCTGATATTGCCCGCCGGGTGGGTTGTTCGAAATACACCGTTTCACTGGCGTTGAAGGACAATCCCCAGATCTCGCTGGAGACGCGGGAGCGGGTGCAGGCGGCGGCGGCGGACATGGGTTACGAGCCCAATGCGGTGCTTTCACAATTGATGGCGCAGTTGCGGGCCTCGCGCACGACGCGGTTTCAGGCGAAGTTGGCGCTGATCAATGCGAACCGCGATCCGCACGCGTTGCAGAGTCACCCCACCATCCCGACTTACGTGGCGGGTTGCGAAGCGCGCGCGGAGAAGACCGGGTATGCGTTTGATCGTTTTTGGATGCACGATCCGGAGCTCAAACCGGAACGGTTGCGTCGGATTTTGCACACGCGCGGCATCAAGGGGATCCTGCTCGTCGGGCTGATGGATTCCAACCGCCTGCCACCGGAATACACGTCACTGTGGGAAACGTTCCCCACGGTCGTGACGGGGGTGCGCACCCGCGACCCGGATCTTTCGTTCTGCTGCGTCGATCATCACCACCTCGCCCTGCAGGCGATCGAGCGGGCAATCGAGCTCGGCTATCGGCGTCCCGGACTGGTCCTGGACGACGTGATCGATCGACTGGTCGAGCGGCGATTTTCGGCCGGGTTTCAAACCGGACAACGCGAGTTGCCGCGAACGCGACGTCTGCCGATTTTTGACCTGCCGGGCAGCGCAGCGGAGGCCCCGGCGGGGTTTGAGACGTGGTTGGATCAGCACCGTCCGGATGTCGTGTTCACCCTCTACAATCGCGTGGTGCGCTGGATCAAAGCGACCGGGCGCCGCATCCCGGAGGATATTGGTGTCATTCAACTCGAGTGGCGCGCGACCAGTGCGGAACTCGCAGGCATGAATCAGCACAACTTCGCCGTGGGTGAAGCGGCGGTCGACATGCTCGTCACGCAGATCCACAACAACGAAACCGGCGTGAACGAGTTCCCCCGGGCCACCTTGATTGGTGCGACTTGGACCGACGGCACGAGCGCGCCGGAACTCAAGTCTTCGACCGCGCGAGCAGCAGGCGCTGGAGCAAAATAA
- a CDS encoding IS110 family transposase, translated as MNPSAIHYLGVDVSAQTLNFSSAPNTPVPNRDAILVAHLRTLRQTHPRVHLVCEATGRCHHALQQAATKQHIPISVINPRHVRDFARSVGRLEKTDAVDAEVLERYGKCLNPALTIMPDKVLRKMRDLLVVRSSLVEDRKAWQCRARQLDAAAQRLCQQHIERIDVDITKAERALRALLDTAAAAPIAARMQALCLVCGVAEKTSWMLVAELPELGQCNRRQIAKLCGLAPINHDSGTMRGHRHIAHGRAHVRRALYQAAVVAAQHNEYLQPYYQRLRQAGKPAKVAYIAVARKLVIFLNRILADAPAVTA; from the coding sequence ATGAATCCTTCCGCAATCCACTATCTGGGGGTCGATGTCAGCGCTCAGACGCTGAACTTTTCCTCCGCTCCGAACACTCCGGTCCCCAACCGCGACGCGATCCTCGTGGCGCATTTGCGCACTTTGCGCCAAACCCATCCCCGCGTGCACCTGGTGTGTGAAGCCACCGGTCGTTGCCACCATGCGCTCCAGCAGGCGGCCACCAAACAACACATCCCCATCTCGGTGATCAACCCACGCCATGTGCGGGATTTTGCCCGTTCGGTGGGACGCTTGGAGAAGACTGACGCCGTCGACGCCGAGGTCCTGGAGCGTTATGGCAAGTGCCTCAATCCCGCTCTCACCATCATGCCCGACAAGGTGTTGCGCAAGATGCGTGACTTACTGGTCGTGCGCTCAAGCTTGGTCGAAGACCGCAAAGCGTGGCAGTGCCGAGCTCGGCAGCTCGACGCTGCGGCCCAACGCCTGTGCCAACAGCACATCGAGCGTATCGACGTCGATATTACCAAAGCCGAACGCGCATTGCGCGCACTGCTCGACACCGCCGCCGCCGCGCCCATCGCCGCACGCATGCAAGCCCTTTGCTTGGTGTGCGGGGTCGCGGAAAAGACCTCGTGGATGCTGGTCGCCGAGTTGCCCGAACTGGGCCAGTGCAACCGCCGCCAAATCGCCAAGCTATGCGGACTCGCCCCGATCAACCACGACTCCGGCACCATGCGTGGCCACCGACATATCGCTCACGGACGCGCCCACGTTCGACGAGCACTGTATCAGGCCGCCGTCGTCGCCGCCCAACACAACGAGTATCTGCAACCTTACTATCAACGCCTTCGCCAAGCCGGTAAACCCGCTAAAGTCGCCTACATCGCCGTCGCTCGCAAACTCGTCATTTTCCTCAACCGCATCCTCGCCGACGCCCCTGCGGTGACCGCTTAA